One window from the genome of Streptomyces cadmiisoli encodes:
- a CDS encoding DNA alkylation repair protein, translating into MAELAALEDPKMRQVNEKHGDDHGVNLTKLRALAKRLKTQQELARGLWATDDTAARLLALLICRPKAFERDELDTMLREARTPKVHDWLVNYVVKKNPHSEELRSAWFADPDPVVASAGWALTTERVAKKPEGLDLAGLLDIIESEMKDAPERLQWAMNHCLAQIGIEQAGYRTRAIGIGERLEVLRDYPTSPGCTSPFAPVWITEMVRRQQDK; encoded by the coding sequence ATGGCCGAGCTGGCCGCACTCGAGGACCCGAAGATGCGCCAGGTGAACGAGAAGCACGGTGACGATCACGGTGTGAACCTCACCAAGCTGCGCGCGCTCGCGAAGCGGCTCAAGACGCAGCAGGAACTCGCGCGGGGTCTCTGGGCGACGGACGACACCGCGGCGAGGCTGCTGGCCCTCCTGATCTGCCGCCCCAAGGCGTTCGAGCGTGACGAGCTGGACACCATGCTGCGCGAGGCGCGCACACCCAAGGTGCACGACTGGCTCGTGAACTACGTGGTCAAGAAGAACCCGCACTCCGAGGAACTGCGCTCGGCCTGGTTCGCCGATCCGGATCCGGTGGTCGCGAGTGCCGGCTGGGCGCTGACCACGGAACGCGTGGCGAAGAAGCCCGAGGGCCTGGACCTCGCGGGACTGCTCGACATCATCGAGTCGGAGATGAAGGACGCCCCGGAGCGCCTGCAATGGGCGATGAACCACTGCCTGGCTCAGATCGGGATCGAGCAGGCCGGGTACCGCACGCGTGCGATCGGCATCGGTGAGCGACTGGAAGTCCTAAGGGACTACCCGACGTCGCCGGGCTGCACGTCTCCCTTCGCGCCCGTCTGGATCACCGAGATGGTGCGCAGGCAGCAGGACAAGTAG